GGGACTCGGGGGAGCAGGATGCAGTGAAGGGGAGAGAAGCCTTAGGGGTCAGAGACATATGATGGCTTCTCGGCTTCCCACTTAGGAGTCGGGTGACCCTGGGCAAGCCCTTCCCCTCTCTGAACCACTGAGTTCTCAATTGTACAGCAGGGGTCTGAGCGTCCTCCTCACCTGTGGGGCAGGGATCTGAGCACCCTCCTCACCTGTGGGGCAGGGGTCTGAGCACCCTCCTCTCCCAGTTGTTACAAACACAAAATGAATGTAACACCTGAATGCAAACTGTTGATTGGATCCTAGTTTGAAAAATTGGGAAAATTTAAATACGGTCTTATAATATtacctgttatgggttgaattgtgttccccaaagaGATAAGTTGAAgtaccctggtacctgtgaatgtgaccttgtctggAAATAAGGTTTTGCAGATTGTATGAGTTAGGTTAACcggaggtcatactggagtagggtgggttctaatcccaTCTGACTgatgtctttataaaagagaagaagagactCACTCAGCAGGGACACAGCCAGGTGACAACAGGCAGAGACCGGAGTGGTACTCTTAGAAGCCACTGCTCTCTGCCGTCATCAGCAGCTAAGACAGAGGCACCCTACAGGTCCTTCCTCAGAGCCCTCACAgggaatcaacatggccgacacccagatttagacttctagcctccagacgGTGAGACAAGAAATCTCTGTTGTTTCAAGCCATCCATGTTCTGGTACTTCGTTACtacagccctaagaaactaacgCATCATTGAATACAGAGTTATTTTTACTTTCTTGGCTGTGGTAATGGTATTGTACTTCCGTAAGAGAACACATGTCTTCTGAGGAATGAAGTGCTTTAGGGTGGAGTTCATGACATTGGCAGCTCGCTCTCAAATGATTCAACAACAAAATGGACATTTGCGTGGAGATGGAGGGACAGAAAAAGCCAAAACAGTGAAACGTTAACTACTGAACTAGATGGAAGGTATTCAAGCATTCATTGttcattctttccatttttcttaatgcttgttgttgttaggcgccatcaagccagttaggactcatagcgaccctatgtacaacagaacgaaacactgcctggtcctgcgccatcctcacagtcgttgttatgctggagcccattgttgcagccactgtgttgatccatctccttgagggtcttcctctttttcactgaccctctactttaccaagcatgatgtccttctcagggactgatccctcctgacaacatgtccaaagtatgtgagatgaagtctctctatcctcgcttccaagagcactctggctgtacttcttcaaagacagacttgtttgttcttctggcagtccatggtatattcagtattcttcgccaacaccataattcaaaggcactaattcttcttccgtctttctcatttattgtccatcttttgcatgcatataaggccattgaaaataccatggcttgtgttcagatgcaccttagttctcccagtgacatctttgtttttcaacattttaaagaggtctttagcagcaaatttgcccgatgcaatacatcatttaatttcttgactgctgctcctaaTGGGCcctgatggtggatccaagtaaaacgaaatccttgacaatttcagtcttttctctgtttatcatcatgttgcttattggtccagttgtagttgtcagtttgttgtactatgatggcttgcgtgttgctgtgatgctggaagctatgccactggtatttcaaataccagcagggtcacccaagtggacaggtttcagtggagcttccagactaagatagactaggaagaaaggactggcagaCTACTTTTGAAAAACCTGAATAGCAGTGGAGCCTTGTCTTAAGGCTTAAAAGTTGTCAAATAAAAATTTGGGGAAAATGGTAAATAAGACGAAGTAGACAAACCACCGGCACAAGGCCTTGTTGGGCATTATCTATTTAATTAATATTCATTAAGCCATTGGGGGTGACATTCGCCAAGCACAGCATAGGCATGTCAACCCTGTTCTGGGGATACAGCAATGATTTCTAGAGGGCAGAACAAATATGTGAGCAAGGTGACCTCAGGTCGTGCTGGAGCGGTGAAGACAGTGCAAGGTGAGGGGCCCAGGGGGGTGGGTGCCCACTGGGTGGGATCATCCAGGCTCTGGGCAGGTGGAGTGTGAGCCGAGCAGACCGTGCCAGGGAGCTGGCTGTGCGGAAACCCCCTCCTCCCCTCACCCGCAAGGACCTAGGATGCCACAGGGAATGACAGCAGCCAGGAGCCTGGGGAGAACACGTTGTCCTTTCCGGCAGCAGTCAGCCGTGGTTAGGTTTAAGCAGTACTTCCATCCATTCAGCCAGGCCAGACCTCCCATGCTCAATCAACTCCATGGTGCAGGGCCACTTCCTGGAAGGCACTGGTGACCTGGAACTGGCTTAGAGGGAATCTCAGCAGTCCTCCACCCAGGCTTAGACTGTCATCGGCACTTCTCAGTGACCTACTAACAATGCTCTTGTTAGGGAATGCTGGTTGGGACGGGGGCAAATGTCAGATCAAGGAGGAAGTAGGATCCAAGGTCCACTAACCCTCAATGATGGGAGCAGCCATtctccagtggtagaattctcaccatccatgcAAGAGACCCGGGTTGTTCCCCCACAGTGCACCTCGTGTATAGCCccaacccatctgtcagtgaagccCTGCATGGTGCTGAACAGGCCTGAgcagcgcttccagactaagacggactaggaagaaaggcctggcgatccactttGCAGACACACCCGTAAGGCTAAAGTCTCCTAGGCGCCCCTCTcacctttacacacacacaaccacagaGCAATCCCCTGCTATGGACTTGCGTCTCATCCCATACCCTTCTGTGCTTCGTCATGCGTTCTGTAGATCCCCAGGTAAAATATAGAGTCTGGTTTTTTGAAGCGATTAAACATAAAACGTTTTCATATAGCGTGTTTCCTTCCGCTGGACTTTCTCAATTCCTTGTCTCCACGGAGCATCGCTTCCAGTAACTTCACCTTCCTCTCACGTTACTTTCTCCTCCccactctcctccctcccctAGGAGTGTTTGAGGGGGGCAAGTCCATGGTCTTTCCAAAAGCTCTTTCTAAGACCACCCCAGCAGAGGTCCCTGGATAGAGTTGCCAGATTTAACAAATAAAGATAAAGAGGCAGGTTAAATTTGAATTACGCATAAACAACTGAAtgattctttttagtataaatatgtccCATGCAACATTTGGgatatacttacactaaaaaaaaaaaaaaaaaaaagattgctgtttatctgaaattcagatttaactgaGCATCCTGTATTTATCTGCCAGCCCTACCCTGGGAAAACCCTGGGGGCACTTGTTAAAAACACAGgaggctccctccctccccctgggAGATTCAGTAGGGCTGGGTGGAGCTGAGTCCCTGGGTGAGGCAAATAGTTAACACTCTGgagtccagccagaggcatctctgaagaaaggcctggagaactactgaaaaatcagcgttgaaaacgctatggagcacagttctactctgacacacatggggtcaccatgagtcaggatctacttaatggcaagtttgtttgtttgttctgagCAGGTGGAGTCTACCCAGGAATCTGTGTTTTTTAAAGGGTATTCAGATCACTGGCCAAGGCTAGGAACCCTACACTTTACCTTTAATGAGTTAGGCTAGTAGGAGTCAGGCCTCCAGAGTCTGCCCATCCCTGGGGCTTCTGCCAGGGGTGGGGGAGTCCTCTCTGATGTGATGCCCCTGCCCCACTACATTGTTGGGACCACCAGCTCCCCAACTTTTCCACAGGCTGCCCCATCCCCTTTAGATATTCTGAGGCCCAAAAGGCGTGGCGAATTGCATAGCCTGACTCTAACTCTCAAAACCAACAGAGTGGTTGTCGTACAGAGCATTGTCctgtttagcaaataaaaatacaggaggcAGACTAAATAAAAGAGGACTGTAGGGGAAGATGGGTGGGATCAGAGGACACAGAGGAGGAAGAGCGAGGCTGGGCTCTGGGTCCCCCCAAATGTCTCTGCTCCCACTCTGCCTCTTTCCTGAGAGCAGGGGCCCTTGGTCACCCCAGCTTGGCCTGCCCTTCAGCTCCTCATGGTTCCTGGTACCAGATGAAGTGGGGGGGCCAACaggcttgttgttattgttaggtgccatcgagtccattctgactcattgcgaccccctacaggagaatgaaacactgcccggtcctgtgccaccctcaaaatcattattatgcttgagcccactgttgcagccattgggtcagttcatctctttgagggtcttcctctttttccctgaccctctactttaccaagcatgatgtccttcttctgataacatgtccaaagtaggtgagacaaagtctcgccatcctcccttctaaggaacttctggctatacttcttccaagacagacttattcattcttctggtagtccatgatacattcaatattctttgccaagaccataattcaaaggcatcaatttgtcttttttcttccttattcattgtcctgctttcccatgtatatgagacaattgaaaacaccatggcttgggtcagacacgcCTCGGCCCTCTAAGCGAcagcttttctttttaacactataacacttttgcagcagatttgcacaatgcaacgcgtcttttgatttcttaactgcagcTTCcaggggcgttgattgtggatccaagtaaaatgaaattcttgacaacttccatgtttcctccatttatcatgatgtggcttattggttcagttgtgaggggttttgttttctttatgttgaggtcttgggtcagacacactgtccatactgaaggctgtggcttttgaccttcatcaagtcctcttccctttccggaagcaagattgtgtcctctgcatgctgcaggtttttaatgagccttcctccagtcctgacgcCATGTTTTCTtcctatagttcagcttctcggattatttgctcagcatacagactgaataggtagaGCGAAAGGACagaaccttgacgcacacctttcctgattccaAACCACGCAGGACCCCCtagttctgttccaacgactgccaaTCACAGTGGCCCGCCAGGGACGGGCGTGGCTTGGCCGCTTCCGCGCCCGCCAGACTAATCCCAGCGCGGGAGGTGCGGCTGCTCCCCACCTGGCCCAGGTGTGCCCGCCGCTGGGCGCGCGGATGGAGCGGGTCGGGGCTGCCTCGGGTGCAGAGCGGGCCGGGCCCGAGCTGCCGATGGAGCCGCTGGGCAGCCGGGAGCCGGGGCCGGAGCCGGAGCCGGGCCCCGCGGAGGAAGCGCGGCGACCGGACAGCCCCCCGCGCAGCCCGGGCCCCGCCGGGGATGAGAGGAGGCGGCCCGCGCGCCCGCGGTCGCTGGGCATGGGCTACGGCGCCTTCCACCACCCCGGGGGCCCCGAGCCGCCGAGCCCCGTCGCCGAGCCGCCCCGCGACGGCGACACGCCGGGGCCCGAGCCCGGGGCCTGGGCGCCCATGGACCTGCAGGTGAACGTGCGCGTGGAGCCCGTGGGCGCGGCGGGCGGCCGGGCCCCCTCGCCCGTGCCGCCCACGCGCTTCCTCACCGTGCCGGTCCCCGAGTCCCCACTGCCGTCCCCGAGCGCCACCCAGAGCCCCCTTGCCGCCCCCTGGGCCGGGGAGCTCGCAGGCCCCGCCGAGGGATCCCCGGAGTCGCCCCCGGGCTACTGCCGCTGCCGCGAGCTGGGCCTGGACGGGAAGGAGGGCGCCGCGCTGCTGCCCCACGCCAAGGGGACGAGGCTGCCGCGCGCCATCGAGCTCATGGGTAAGAgggcgcccgcccgcccgccccgcaCGGAACCGGGACCCAGACCTCCGTCCCCACTCGTCCTGGTACGGGGCCGGGACCCGGCGGCCATCCCCACGCCTCCTGGTTTCGGGGCTGGGACCCGGAAGAGTCCCCACTCCGTACGAGGCCGGGATCCAGACATCAGTCCCCACCATGCCAGGCCTCCGGGGCTGAGGAATTAGTTAACAccgagtattttttttttttgagctaagTAATTCCAAGAGTTTGCAGGAGAAGAATAAAACCTCCCACCCACAGCCCGCTTAGTGGCCACAGCGTCTTTgagaagaagagacagagagggcagaAAGGAGAGGTAAAGATTTTCTCACGTGGCGGAGGTGGCAGAGCCTAGGAGCCCGGCTGCCCTCTGCCCTCAGCCGCAGGCCGAAACCACTGGCCCTGGAGTCCCTTCcgattcatggcagccccatatgtgcagagtagagctgctccacgggattttcaaggctgtgaccttttggaagcagattgccaggcctttcctctgagatgCCTGTGGGTGGcttaaacagccaacctttcggcttGTAGCTGATCACTTAATTCCAGTGGATTCAGGCTCCcctttctctccactctcttgTGGAGCATCTGGCCCCAAACACTCATCCTTTAGCAGATATTGAGTGAGGACTACGCTTGGGGGGtgtgtgggttttctttttggggggccGGAAGGGAAGGGTGAGTGGAGTGAGTTgaatggaaggaagaaagagccGACAAAAGATATAAACAATCCGGGACAAGGAACTGAGAGGGAGTGGTCAGTGAACTTGGGGGCATGGGAAAGCTTCCCGGAGCTGAGTGTGAAGGGTGAGTAGGAGTTGGGGGTGCTGGGCCTCTTCTAGGTGGAGAGctggcagggacagagacaggaaGGCCAAGAGTCCTGCCCAACTGGCAAACTGCCAACAGTTCAGCCCATGGAAAGGCGGGACAGGCCAGCAGGGCAGAAGCAAGTCCCAGGGGCCACTGTGCAGAGGGGTTCTTAGACATGGTGGGGTCAGGGACTCTGGTCACTGGGGGGCTTTGGCAGAGCTTGGCGTGGGCATGTTTCTCTGCGTGATGGGTATGTTAGTTTGCTGTCACTGTTGTAACAAATTTCATGTAAGTGTTTGTAGCTGAAAATGACGAATTTATTGTCTTAAACAATTATGTGGGTCGGAAGTTTGGAAGGGGTTTGACTCGGTTAAAAAGGGCTATGTTCCTTTCTGGAAGTTCATGGGGAgattccatttccttgccttatcCAGCTTCTAGAAGGCACTGCATTCCTGGGCTCATGGCCagcccccttcctccatcttcaaagccagcaaggttgagctgagtccttctcacGCCACCATCTCTCTGACTTCTCTCTTTTGTCTCCATCTTTCACTTATAATGACTCTTGTGATGACACTGGGCCCACCAGATAACCCAGATAATCACCCCATTTCAAGGttatcatagtgaccctacgtacaagagaacaaaacactgcccggtcctgggccatcctcacaatcactgttatgcttgagcccattgttgcagccactgtgtcagtccatctcattgagggccttcctctttttcaccgaccctctactttaccaagcatgatgtccttctccagggactgggccctcctgataatacgtccagagtatgtgaggtGTAGTTAGCTGAtcgaaaacaaaaaaaccaaacccactgctatcgagtcgattctgactcatggggaccctgatAAGCACTCTTAATTGCATCTGCAACTTTAAtccccctttgccatgtaacccaACATAGTCCCAGGTCCCAGGAATTAGggtggagacatttttggtgggactctattctgcctaccacaatgggTCTGTAGCTTTTAATCAGAGTCTATAAAGAAACTGATTTGAAAGGGTAGGTTGGGTGATGAGGGAGTGTAACCATGTAGACTACACAaagactgtgtggatcttaacaaattatggataacattgcaaagaatgggaattccagaacacttaattgtgcttatgaggaacctgtacatagatcaagaggcagttgttcggacagaacaaggggatactgcgtggattaaaatcaggagaggtgtgcgtcagggttgcatcctttcaccatacttattcaatctgtatgctgagcaaataatccgagaagctggatgatatgaagaagaatgcgatgtcaggactgaaggaagactcattaacaacctgcaatatgcagatgacacagccttgcttgccgaaagtgaaaaggacttgaagcacttactgatgaagatcaaagactacagcgttcagtatggattactcctcaacaaaaaagaaaacaaaaatccttacaactggacgtataaacaacatcatggtaaacagagaaaagattgaagttgtcaaggatttcattttacttgaatctacaatcaacacccatggaagcagcagtcaagaaatcaaaggacacattgcattgggcaaagctgctgccaAAGCCTCTACAgagcattaaaaatcaaagatgtcactttgaggactaaggtgagtagaacccaaaccatgatgttttcaactgCCTGGGAAAtgctgggaaagctggacaatgaataccgaagaccgaagatgaattgacgccttcgaattacggtgttggcgaagaatactgaatataccgtggactgccagaagaacaaacaaatctgtcttgaaagacgtacaggcagaatgctccttggaagcaaggatgctcatgtactttggacacgttatcaggagggaccagtccctggacaaggacatcatgcttggtaaagtagagggtcatcaaaaataggaagaccctcagcaagatggaatgacacagtggctgctacaatgggctcagacatagcaccgattgtgaggatggcacaggactgggcagtgtttcattctgttgtgtgtagggtcgctatgagtcagaacagactatgcacctaacaacaacaataagccaCATAGAAATTGTGTTCTGGAGTTGAGGCTGGTCACCGTGGGATGTGAAGAAGGTAGACAGGGAGAGATACCAGAGAGGAAATGCTGCAAGGTGGGTGCATAGCCTTGGAGCTTTGGTTTTGCTTTCTGGGATATGTGGTTTTCCCAGAGTGTGGCTGAGGCTTGGTCCACAGGAAGCTGCTTGAATGAGGAAATGTgctacatggtttctgctcatggtgaccttaacaCCTAGGGTCGGGTATGGTTAGGTGCTGGTGACCTCAAGGCACAAAGGGGCAAACTAAGGCACAGGCTCCATGACTTGCCCTCGTGGTCACGTGCTGCCCAGCTCCTTCACATCCCCTTCTGAGGGAGGAAGCCATTGTGAGTATGGTGGTGTGtggctttctcttttccttcccttgTTTGGAGAGAGCTGTCCATCGACAGCTGAGGTAGATGGTGTTTTGTTGGCAGGATAGGAAGGTGTATTCATTTCCCACGGTGCCATGACAGAGTACCACAAAGTTGgttgcttaaaacaacacaaattcattctctcacagcccgGAGGCTAAAAGGCCAAAATCCAGGTGCCAGCAGGGTCGTGCTCCCTCTGGggcctctaggggaagatccctCCTGgtgtcttccagcttctggtggtcccaggcattcctgtgtcactccagtctctgcctgtcTGCACATGGCCGTCTTCCATCTCTCTgtgtcttttataaggacactcgTCGcactggattagggcccaccctgctCTGGTATAACTAATTACATATGCAAATGtacatttccaaataaaattacaacatgaattttttttgtggggggaacACTATTCAATCTAGTACCAAAGGGTAGTCACAATGTAGAAAATGAAAGTGTGAGAAAGTAAGCAGGGGGTATAGTCCTCAGAGGGTATAGACCCCAGAAGGTGTTGACTTCAGAGGGTGTAGTATCAGAGATAACTTGTGGATTGAAAAGAAAATTGGGTGGAAGCTGGAGGGCGGGGCAGAGGGGCAGACGCTGAGTAGGAAGGAGATAGACATCATACTTGCCATATTATTACTATTCTCATGGTGGGGTGAAGTCCCTTAGAAATGTTAtgccttctaattttttttttttttttaatcatttaagaggagtcctggtgacagtggttaagagctctgctgctaaccaaaaggtcggcagttcgaatccatcagctgctccttggaaaccctatagagcagttgtactctggccTGTTGGTTCGCTAGAAGTGGGAAtaggactcaacagcaatgtgtatGGGTTTGGTAATTATTTAAGAAGCAGAGCATCTCCATCTTCCTCCCAAATGTgaaatcctaacctgaacccaatgGTTTATTGTGGTTTCTTGCACTAGGGGGCAGTACTGAGGTAGGAGTGATGGCCAGCATGACAGCAGCATGGCTCTGAGGTGGGCAGGGTTCTGAGGTGGGCACATGGCCTGGTGTGACGTCGGTGTGGTTTTGAGGCAGCTGCGGTGGGTGGTCTCCTGAcctgcctctctctcttccccaggACTGCCCATGTACATGAAGTCCCTGCGCTGGGCCCTGGCCATCATGGCCTTTCTCTTGGCGGTGTCCACGGTCACCATGGTGGCCCTGGCTGCAAGAGCAGGTATGGTGCCCTCTTCTAAGTCCCCTCGCCCTTGCCTCCCTATCAGGGCTGTTTCTGGCTCTTACCTCACCTTGGAGAATTAGAAGGAGGCATCTCCCCAGGGAGATGCTTGTCGAGCAAGGAGTGCTTTTATGCCAAGAGAAAAGAGCTCCTTGCTCCCACTAGGCCAGCCTGTGCCTGATGAGCAATGGGTCTCAGCCTCCTGCCCCGGGGAACTTTGTACACGGACTGTGTCACCTTCCCGGGCCCGGCCCCTTTCCTAGCCAGCTCCATCCCTCCAGACTTGCCCCCATCAAGGCatcctgggtttgttttttagtggCTATAAGTGGTTCACTATGTCTCTTGCTTGCAGGGGCCGGCTGCCGGCGGTGCCCCCAGGGCTGGATGTGGGTGGAGGAGCAGTGCTTCTATCTCTCTGCAGATGCTCAGGCCTGGGAGGCCAGCCAGGCTTTCTGCTCAGCCCACCACGCCACCCTCCCACTGCTGAGCCACACCCAGGTGAGAAGGGCAGGGGACCAGTGGAGGCCTGTGGGGGTCACTACAGATGACAGATTGCTAGCACCCAAAGACACCTTGAAGATCTAGTCAGCAATACGTCAGAGAATTCCCCAAGGCATGGAGAAATAGTGACGTGTCCAAGGTAGCAACGTGCAGGGGCACAGAAGTGAGTTCTCCATGTCTTCGACTGACTTTCATTACAAGAAGTCGGGGGCTGGAAAGGCTGGAGCAGTGAACAGTGGGCTTAGGGGCCAGTCTGTGCTGATGTGGCTATGAAGGGAAGGTGTGCGGTGCTGTGAGCATATATGACAGGAGAACGAGGCCTGAAGATTGGATGCCATAGAGTCTATGACAGGGGGATGTGGCCTGAAGGTCAGGGATGCTGTAAGCATCTGTGACAAGAAGACATGGCTGAAAGGCAGGGAACGCTTTCCTTGGGAAGTGATGTTTAAGTTGAAATCTGAAAGGTAAGTGGGAATGAACTAGGCAGGGAAGAGTATCCCGGTAAGATGGAATAGTATATGCTAAGACACTGGTGGGCAAGAAAGTGTGGGCTTTTCAAAAAAACTGAAcaaaggtgtcttagttatctagtgccactgtaacggaaataccacaagtggatggtttcaacaaagagaaatttatttcctcacagtaaagtaggctaaaagtccaaatttagggcgtcagctccaggggaaggctttctctctctgtgggctctggaggaaagtctttctcttcaatcttcccctggactaggagctcctccgcacaggaaccctgggtccaaaggacacgctctaggcccagcactgctttcttggtggtatgagagccccctgtctctctgctcgcttctgtcttttatatccaaaaagaaactggctcaagaAATGATCCAGTCCCggaaattgagtcctgcctcatcaacacaactccCCCGCTCCAcccgttaacatcatagaggcagtatttacgacacatagggaaatcacatcagatgacaacatggcggacaatcacacaatactaggaatcatggcccagccgaattgatacacacatttcttggggaaaaaattcaatccatgacaaaaggcCAGGGAGGACTGGATGCTCCCTAGGTCTGCTGCACAGTTACTGTGTGGAATTCCTGCTCACCTGCATCCTAGGTATGCCTTTTGCCTCTTTCCTATGTGGGACCCAGTGTATTTCTTTTTCCTGGTTTTCTTGATGGATCACATCCTCTGTAAACTTCCTGAGAAAAAGTCCATGAGAAGCAAATTTCTTGAAAACTTTCATGACTGAAGATGCTTTTATTCTGCTCTCTCATTTGCATGATAGCTTGGTTGGGTATAAAATTCTAGGTTGGAAAGGTTTCCCCCCAAAATTGCACAGGTTTTGCTCCGTTATCTTCTAGCTTTTAGTCTTGCCATTGAGAAGTCTGATTCTCAATCCCTTGTATGtgactcttatttttttttcttctctggaaaATTTCAGGGTCTTCTCCTTTGTTCTCAGTGTTCTGAAATTTAACAATAATATgagtttgtggggtttttttccttcatttttatttatgctgctgtatttttaattttaagaactcttttatttttagttctttagatgttctttttttattgtgtccCGTTCCTGTTTCCTGGATGTAATATCTTCCCATATCCCACTATGGATATTACATATTGTGCTTTTGACATTTTCTTCTGCTCTCTGCAGTATGTTTTCTGTGAGTACCTTTTTTTCTGGtcattgtttttttccttaaatttctgATGATCTTAGCAGTCGTATTTAAGACTAAGGCACTAAATAGCAGATTGGAAGCTTTATGTCGGGGTGGTGCGTTGGAATGAGTGGATATATTTGAGCTTTTTCAGAGGCAGACTTTGCTATAGACTGCTATAGGGAGATCAGACAGGGGCTCaggcattttcttttcattaattaatttttttgttgatgttgctgttgagaatatacgcagtagaacatacaccaattcaacaatttctacatgtacaattcagtgacattgattacatt
This Loxodonta africana isolate mLoxAfr1 chromosome 8, mLoxAfr1.hap2, whole genome shotgun sequence DNA region includes the following protein-coding sequences:
- the KLRG2 gene encoding killer cell lectin-like receptor subfamily G member 2, with amino-acid sequence MISRGQNKYVSKVTSGRAGAVKTVQVARQGRAWLGRFRARQTNPSAGGAAAPHLAQVCPPLGARMERVGAASGAERAGPELPMEPLGSREPGPEPEPGPAEEARRPDSPPRSPGPAGDERRRPARPRSLGMGYGAFHHPGGPEPPSPVAEPPRDGDTPGPEPGAWAPMDLQVNVRVEPVGAAGGRAPSPVPPTRFLTVPVPESPLPSPSATQSPLAAPWAGELAGPAEGSPESPPGYCRCRELGLDGKEGAALLPHAKGTRLPRAIELMGLPMYMKSLRWALAIMAFLLAVSTVTMVALAARAGAGCRRCPQGWMWVEEQCFYLSADAQAWEASQAFCSAHHATLPLLSHTQGFLSNHHVAPRSWVGALRGPQGWYWTDGTPLPLQLLPEDDDHPELSCGGLEEGRLVALDCTAPRPWICARAPQ